One Peribacillus simplex NBRC 15720 = DSM 1321 genomic region harbors:
- a CDS encoding PLP-dependent aminotransferase family protein — MNMLSCDLNRFSEVPLYEQLYSHIKKEIIDGRLLYGTKLPSKRKLAEFLQISQNTVETAYEQLTAEGYVEVIPRKGYYIQTFEDLEYTQTNQVSLKQINHKEGELLYHFHPSQIDTEHFPFEKWRKYTKNKIDESHQELLLLGDSQGEYELRCEIAHYLYHARGVQCVPEQIIIGAGMEILLQQLVLLFDKNAIYGVEDPGYHLIHRILRSYPNEVHPLKIDEEGVKVNQIEDSKIDVVYVTPSHHFPNGTILSVNRRTRLLNWAQGAANRYIIEDDYDSEFRYSGKTIPSLQSMDAGDKVIYLGSFSKSLMPSIRISYMVLPAPLLQMHQQELSFYHSTVSRIDQHVLTQFMKEGDFEKHLNRMRKVYRRKLDKVIDLFKPHQQIKIIGERSGLHVVLIVKNGMDEHTLIQKANEDHIKIYGLSTYSIEKMDEQPPKIILGFAGIPESELDKAIHLLLNSWGL; from the coding sequence ATGAATATGCTTTCTTGTGATTTAAATCGATTTAGTGAAGTACCTTTGTACGAACAATTATATTCACATATTAAAAAAGAAATCATTGATGGCCGTCTTCTTTACGGCACAAAGCTGCCATCCAAACGTAAATTGGCAGAGTTCCTTCAGATTAGTCAAAATACTGTCGAGACTGCATATGAACAATTGACTGCTGAAGGATACGTTGAAGTCATACCAAGAAAAGGGTACTATATTCAAACATTCGAAGATTTAGAGTATACACAAACTAACCAAGTTTCCTTGAAACAAATTAATCATAAAGAAGGGGAATTGCTTTATCATTTTCATCCCAGCCAAATTGACACGGAACACTTCCCATTTGAAAAATGGAGAAAATACACGAAAAATAAAATCGATGAATCACATCAAGAGCTTCTTTTACTGGGGGATTCTCAAGGGGAATATGAATTACGATGTGAAATTGCCCATTATTTGTATCATGCACGCGGGGTACAATGTGTTCCTGAACAAATCATCATTGGTGCAGGAATGGAAATTTTATTGCAGCAGCTTGTTCTTCTTTTCGATAAAAATGCCATTTATGGTGTTGAAGATCCTGGGTACCACTTGATACACCGGATTTTACGCAGCTACCCAAATGAAGTTCATCCACTAAAAATTGATGAGGAAGGCGTAAAGGTGAACCAAATTGAAGATTCAAAGATCGACGTCGTATATGTCACTCCCTCTCATCACTTCCCCAATGGGACGATCCTATCCGTAAACAGACGGACGCGATTGTTGAACTGGGCTCAAGGGGCAGCAAACCGCTATATTATCGAAGACGATTATGATAGTGAATTTCGTTATAGTGGAAAAACAATTCCTTCCTTACAAAGTATGGATGCTGGTGATAAGGTGATTTATTTAGGGTCATTCTCCAAATCATTGATGCCATCAATTAGGATCAGTTATATGGTTCTTCCCGCTCCATTGTTACAAATGCATCAACAGGAATTATCTTTTTACCATTCAACCGTTTCACGGATCGATCAGCATGTATTGACACAGTTCATGAAGGAAGGGGATTTCGAAAAACATTTGAATCGGATGAGGAAAGTTTACCGGCGCAAGTTGGATAAAGTGATTGATCTGTTTAAACCACATCAACAAATAAAGATAATTGGTGAGCGATCAGGATTGCATGTCGTCCTGATCGTTAAGAACGGTATGGATGAACATACACTTATTCAAAAGGCAAACGAAGACCATATTAAAATATATGGATTATCGACATATTCGATCGAAAAAATGGACGAACAACCTCCAAAAATCATATTGGGCTTTGCAGGGATCCCTGAATCTGAATTGGATAAAGCCATTCACCTTTTATTAAACTCATGGGGTTTATAA
- the pdxS gene encoding pyridoxal 5'-phosphate synthase lyase subunit PdxS, translating to MEKLLGTETVKRGMAQMQKGGVIMDVINAEQAKIAEAAGAVAVMALERVPSDIRAAGGVARMADPRIVEEVLNAVSIPVMAKARIGHIVEARILESMGVDYIDESEVLTPADEEYHLLKSDFTVPFVCGCRDLGEAARRIGEGASMLRTKGEPGTGNIVEAVRHMRKVLSQIRKVSVMSDDELMTEAKILGAPYEILREIKRTGKLPVVNFAAGGIATPADAALMMELGADGVFVGSGIFKSENPEKFATAIVQATTYYTDYELIGRLSKELGSAMKGIDISKLAPSERMQERGW from the coding sequence ATGGAAAAATTATTAGGAACTGAAACAGTAAAAAGAGGAATGGCACAAATGCAAAAGGGTGGCGTAATCATGGACGTCATTAATGCAGAACAAGCAAAAATCGCTGAAGCAGCGGGTGCTGTTGCTGTCATGGCTTTAGAAAGGGTACCTTCTGATATTCGTGCAGCTGGTGGTGTAGCAAGAATGGCAGATCCTCGAATCGTTGAGGAAGTATTGAATGCTGTTTCTATTCCGGTCATGGCTAAAGCAAGGATTGGTCACATTGTTGAAGCAAGGATTCTTGAATCAATGGGTGTTGATTATATTGACGAAAGCGAAGTGCTGACGCCTGCTGATGAAGAATATCATTTGTTAAAAAGCGATTTCACAGTACCTTTTGTATGTGGATGCCGTGACTTAGGTGAAGCTGCACGCCGGATTGGCGAAGGAGCATCGATGCTTCGTACAAAAGGAGAACCTGGAACAGGAAATATTGTGGAAGCTGTTCGACATATGAGAAAGGTTTTGTCCCAAATTCGTAAAGTGAGCGTAATGAGTGACGATGAATTAATGACAGAAGCAAAAATCTTAGGTGCTCCTTATGAGATTCTAAGAGAAATTAAGCGGACAGGTAAATTGCCTGTAGTTAACTTTGCAGCAGGTGGAATTGCTACTCCAGCAGATGCAGCACTAATGATGGAACTGGGTGCAGATGGCGTATTTGTGGGTTCAGGTATTTTTAAATCAGAGAATCCTGAAAAATTTGCAACTGCAATCGTTCAAGCGACTACATATTATACTGATTATGAATTGATTGGCCGGCTGTCCAAAGAGTTGGGCAGTGCAATGAAAGGTATTGATATTTCTAAGCTTGCTCCATCAGAACGGATGCAGGAACGTGGCTGGTAA
- the pdxT gene encoding pyridoxal 5'-phosphate synthase glutaminase subunit PdxT yields the protein MTIGVLGLQGAVEEHLNQIKSSGEQAIIVKKPEQLLDIDGLIIPGGESTTMRKLMDRYGFMEPIKTFFEGKKPIFGTCAGMVLAANELTGDEKAYLGLMDISVKRNGFGRQRDSFEAELTIKGMEDPYKAVFIRAPFADGIGEGVEVLAVYEENVVAARQDHVLVSAFHPELTGDDRFLQLFIEMVKTSVSKVELKTC from the coding sequence ATAACTATCGGTGTTTTGGGATTACAGGGTGCAGTTGAGGAACACTTGAACCAAATCAAATCTTCCGGCGAACAAGCAATTATAGTGAAAAAACCGGAACAGTTGCTGGATATCGATGGCTTGATCATTCCAGGCGGAGAAAGCACTACGATGAGAAAGCTAATGGATCGTTATGGATTTATGGAACCGATCAAAACTTTCTTCGAAGGTAAAAAACCTATTTTCGGTACATGTGCAGGGATGGTATTGGCGGCCAATGAATTGACCGGCGATGAGAAGGCCTATCTTGGGCTAATGGACATTTCCGTGAAAAGGAACGGATTTGGACGTCAACGGGATAGTTTCGAGGCTGAACTAACAATCAAAGGAATGGAAGACCCTTATAAGGCAGTTTTCATCCGGGCGCCATTTGCTGATGGAATTGGAGAAGGTGTAGAAGTATTGGCTGTTTATGAAGAGAATGTAGTGGCTGCGAGACAAGACCATGTCCTCGTTAGTGCGTTTCATCCAGAATTAACAGGTGATGATCGTTTTCTGCAACTTTTCATTGAAATGGTGAAGACCTCCGTAAGTAAGGTCGAATTGAAAACCTGCTAA
- a CDS encoding TetR/AcrR family transcriptional regulator, protein MKKGQQTKERIINVARTLFATKGFDMTRTNEIASACNVSEATIYKYFDSKKDLLLATITPNEKEESEDGTSHLSTDDLVENHVCTMIKKILENKEQFSILFRETQFDQDISKQYVDQIFKPNAKHIEIQKRIDSGEIQYISDIILFNVGIISFTLALSTHYEIHQQKKEPYFTSERIKSIAQLLVYGIHGKQNHT, encoded by the coding sequence TTGAAAAAAGGGCAGCAAACCAAAGAACGAATCATAAATGTAGCCCGGACTCTTTTTGCCACTAAAGGTTTTGACATGACAAGAACGAATGAAATTGCCTCTGCATGCAATGTTTCCGAAGCTACTATTTACAAATACTTTGATAGCAAAAAAGATTTGCTTTTGGCTACAATTACCCCTAATGAAAAAGAGGAATCTGAAGATGGGACTAGTCATCTTTCAACGGATGATCTAGTGGAGAATCATGTTTGCACCATGATAAAAAAAATTCTTGAAAATAAAGAACAGTTTTCGATATTATTTAGGGAAACACAATTCGATCAAGATATTTCAAAGCAATATGTAGATCAGATTTTCAAGCCAAATGCCAAGCATATTGAAATACAGAAGAGAATAGATAGCGGAGAGATACAATATATCTCTGATATTATCCTATTTAATGTAGGGATCATTTCTTTTACATTGGCATTATCTACACATTATGAGATCCATCAACAAAAAAAGGAGCCATATTTTACTTCTGAACGAATTAAGAGCATTGCTCAACTTTTGGTATATGGTATTCATGGTAAACAAAATCATACATAA
- the ssuE gene encoding NADPH-dependent FMN reductase, which translates to MSDIVILSGSPAIPSRTDISLKHIQSLVEHEGFTTAYFSITDFSADDLFQGKYNSEDILKLSERIQAARGIIIGSPVYKASYTGVLKALIDLLPEGAFKGKPVLPIMIGGSNRHLLAIDYALKPLISILKGEPLQGIYFVDKEIDKQNSEKPINDLDLIDRVQSQVQEFVEAIQLRN; encoded by the coding sequence ATGAGCGATATCGTAATTTTATCAGGAAGTCCTGCTATACCATCAAGAACGGACATTTCACTAAAACATATTCAATCATTAGTCGAACACGAAGGATTTACCACAGCTTATTTCTCAATTACGGATTTCTCAGCAGATGATTTATTTCAAGGGAAATATAATAGCGAAGATATCTTAAAGCTTTCAGAGAGAATTCAAGCAGCTAGAGGTATCATTATTGGTTCACCTGTTTATAAGGCTTCTTATACAGGGGTATTGAAAGCCTTGATTGATTTGCTGCCAGAAGGTGCTTTTAAGGGTAAGCCAGTGCTGCCAATCATGATTGGAGGAAGTAACAGGCATCTATTGGCGATTGACTATGCGCTTAAACCATTAATTTCAATATTAAAAGGCGAGCCGCTGCAGGGCATTTATTTTGTTGATAAGGAAATAGATAAACAGAATTCAGAAAAACCGATTAATGATTTGGATTTAATTGATCGCGTCCAGAGTCAAGTTCAAGAATTTGTAGAAGCGATACAGTTAAGAAATTAA
- a CDS encoding YezD family protein: MDKENQLEEIFERLQEMLNSMKYGSITLIVQDGKIIQMERNEKLRIK; the protein is encoded by the coding sequence TTGGATAAAGAGAATCAGCTTGAAGAAATATTTGAACGACTTCAAGAAATGCTTAATTCAATGAAATATGGATCCATTACACTTATTGTCCAGGATGGTAAAATCATTCAAATGGAAAGAAATGAAAAATTAAGAATTAAATAA
- a CDS encoding phosphoadenylyl-sulfate reductase, translating to MNYDNFNTGDLPVFPEDSETKGALEVLQWANDHYGNKLIYACSFGIEGIVLTDLLAKVNPSAKIVFLDTDVHFEETYQLIEQVKKRYPKLSIEMKKPALTLEEQAAEYGDELWLRDSNKCCNIRKIIPLTDVLSMATAWLSGLRREQSETRALTEYINKDNKFKSVKICPLIHWTWKDVWRYAHKNGLPYNILHDNGYPSIGCKTCTAPAFNADDLRSGRWQGAQKTECGLHLS from the coding sequence ATAAACTATGACAATTTCAACACAGGGGATTTACCTGTATTTCCTGAAGACAGTGAGACAAAAGGAGCTTTGGAAGTTCTGCAATGGGCGAATGACCATTATGGAAACAAACTGATTTATGCTTGTAGTTTTGGTATTGAAGGCATCGTGCTTACGGATTTATTGGCGAAGGTTAATCCTTCGGCGAAAATAGTTTTCCTTGATACAGATGTTCATTTTGAGGAAACTTACCAATTGATCGAGCAAGTGAAAAAGCGATATCCAAAGCTTTCGATCGAAATGAAGAAACCTGCCTTGACGCTTGAGGAACAAGCAGCGGAATATGGGGATGAATTATGGCTTAGAGATTCCAATAAGTGCTGTAACATTCGTAAAATCATTCCGCTTACCGATGTGCTTTCAATGGCAACAGCCTGGCTTTCGGGATTGCGGAGGGAGCAATCCGAAACAAGGGCTCTGACCGAGTATATCAATAAGGATAATAAGTTCAAGTCAGTTAAAATATGTCCACTCATACATTGGACGTGGAAAGATGTTTGGCGCTACGCCCATAAAAACGGACTTCCATATAATATCCTGCATGATAATGGATATCCGAGCATTGGATGTAAAACGTGTACAGCACCGGCCTTCAATGCAGATGATTTACGCTCTGGCCGTTGGCAAGGGGCTCAAAAAACGGAATGCGGATTGCATT